The Puntigrus tetrazona isolate hp1 chromosome 23, ASM1883169v1, whole genome shotgun sequence genome has a segment encoding these proteins:
- the LOC122329133 gene encoding LOW QUALITY PROTEIN: uncharacterized protein LOC122329133 (The sequence of the model RefSeq protein was modified relative to this genomic sequence to represent the inferred CDS: inserted 1 base in 1 codon) encodes MVDTMEPVSTRQVPFDEIYEVGDELGQGGFGTVYEDFKNQRKKVAIKIILKCERDRYIELPGCSKPLFAEVAANLLLKQAPLSPYIVYMLEWFEEEDRFILILEHPEPCKDLLKFVVNNMHWANELQTRSLMYQAVLGAKHCLDRGVFHRDIKLNNFLINTTTNRVQLIDFGCSDLVKSTGYLGDFIGGVCPPEYYNDLRYKAEPTTVWSLGVMMYAMMCKCRPFSSPEDMMHGSLSFNVRVSTELQNLISRCLTVDPTKRATIEEILQHKWFQQGQMSGPLPKTLPFDEIYEVGDELGQGSFGTVYEGTSKIQRKKVAIKIILKCERDRYIELPGCSKPLFAEVAANLLLKQAPLSPYIVYMLEWFEEEDRFILILEXSEPCMDLLRFVVHNMHWPNELQTRSLMYQAVLGAKHCLDRGVFHRDIKLNNFLINTTTNRVQLIDFGCSDLVKSTGYLGGFIGRFCPPEYYKGLGYKAEPTTVWSLGVMMYAIMCKCLPFSSPEDMMHGSLSFNVRVSTELQNLISRCLTVDPTKRATIEEILQHKWFHFNKAQLAAWSQCDPKDFAGVDVDADIFDELVRTSKVSFRLLDGDKAGKMLVNILVADMVEKYGYHRSWNVTQISPVHLCEVAVQSSSGEEAHVSDSVPHEVDVTDADPRKDEVQDAYTENLALFYLALEAKHLVPVSTITEMANEMKTLQEKDCKYFGVDKVFTKVVSDLSELETKGISFEGKLYCLMTRDEFISNPLTVVTLRDPAAYKESVQFLERHPEMTMHHGIKGNSVFNKLSNFHPPVPAPWAPPQVIPSSDPCHTSSMDPSSPCTHPLPTIWSASLYRRRG; translated from the exons ATGGTAGACACCATGGAACCAGTGTCCACCAGGCAAG taccatttgatgagatttatgaagTGGGAGATGAGCTTGGACAAGGAGGCTTTGGCACTGTGTACGAGGACTTCAAAAATCAACGCAAGAAG gttgccatcaaaatcATCCTCAAGTGTGAAAGAGACCGTTATATTGAACTA cctggctgttcaaagccactgtttgcagaagtggctgcAAACCTGCTGCTGAAACAGGCTCCATTAAGCCCCTACATTGTGTACATGCTGGAATggtttgaagaggaggatcggttcatcctcatcctggaaCATCCGGAACCCTGCAAGGACTTGCTCAAATTTGTGGTTAACAACATGCATTGGGCGAACGAATTACAGACACGTAGCCTGATGTATCAAGCGGTGCTCGGGGCCAAGCACTGTCTTGACCGAGGTGTCTTTCACCGGGACATTAAGTTGAATAACTTTCTGATCAACACGACGACTAACCGAGTCcaactaatagactttggctgcagTGACCTCGTCAAAAGTACAGGCTACTTGGGTGATTTTATAG GAGGAGTCTGCCCGCCTGAATACTACAACGACTTAAGATACAAGGCAGAGCCAACAACCGTCTGGTCTCTGGGTGTAATGATGTACGCAATGATGTGCAAATGTCGACCCTTTAGCagtcctgaagacatgatgcatgGCAGTCTGAGTTTTAACGTTAGAGTATCCACAG aattgcagaatttgataagtcgctgcctgactgttgacccaactaagagagcgactattgaggagatcctacagcataaatggtttcagcaaggacaaatgtcagga CCTTTACCC aagactt taccatttgatgagatttatgaagTGGGAGATGAGCTTGGACAAGGAAGCTTTGGCACGGTGTACGAGGGGACTTCAAAAATTCAACGCAAGAAG gttgccatcaaaatcATCCTCAAGTGTGAAAGAGACCGTTATATTGAACTA cctggctgttcaaagccactgtttgcagaagtggctgcAAACCTGCTGCTGAAACAGGCTCCATTAAGCCCCTACATTGTGTACATGCTGGAATggtttgaagaggaggatcggttcatcctcatcctgg CATCCGAACCCTGCATGGACTTGCTCAGATTTGTGGTTCACAACATGCATTGGCCGAACGAATTACAGACACGTAGCCTGATGTATCAAGCGGTGCTCGGGGCCAAGCACTGTCTTGACCGAGGTGTCTTTCACCGGGACATTAAGTTGAATAACTTTCTGATCAACACGACGACTAACCGAGTCcaactaatagactttggctgcagTGACCTCGTCAAAAGTACAGGCTACTTGGGTGGTTTTATAG GACGATTCTGCCCGCCTGAATACTACAAGGGCTTAGGATACAAGGCAGAGCCAACAACCGTCTGGTCTCTGGGTGTAATGATGTACGCAATTATGTGCAAATGTCTGCCCTTTAGCagtcctgaagacatgatgcatggaagtctgagttttaacgttagagtatccacag aATTGCAGAATTTGATAAGTCGCTGCCTGACTGTTGACCCAACAAAGAGAGCGACTATTGAGGAGATCCTACagcataaatggtttca CTTCAACAAAGCTCAACTTGCCGCATGGAGCCAATGTGATCCTAAAGACTTTGCAGGAGTTGATGttgatgctgatatttttgatgagcttgtgagaaCATCTAAGGTGTCCTTCAGACTTTTAGACGGTGATAAAGCCGGTAAGATGCTGGTAAACATCCTTGTGGCTGATATGGTAGAGAAGTATGG ATATCATAGAAGCTGGAATGTCACCCAGATTTCACCTGTTCATCTATGTGAGGTTGCAGTACAGTCATCTTCAGGTGAGGAAGCACATGTTTCCGATAGTGTACCTCATGAAGTTGATGTGACTGATGCAGACCCAAGGAAGGATGAAGTGCAAGATGCTTACACAGAGAATTTAGCTCTGTTTTACTTGGCTTTGGAGGCAAAGCATTTAGTCCCAGTCTCCACAATCACAGAGAtggcaaatgaaatgaagactCTTCAAG AAAAAGACTGCAAATACTTTGGTGTGGATAAAGTTTTCACTAAGGTAGTGTCAGACCTGAGTGAGCTGGAAACCAAAGGCATATCTTTTGAGGGAAAGTT ATACTGTCTAATGACAAGAGATGAATTCATCTCCAACCCTCTCACAGTTGTCACTCTGAGAGATCCCGCTGCTTATAAGGAGTCTGTGCAGTTCTTGGAAAGACACCCTGAAATGACCATGCACCATGGCATTAAAGGCAACagtgtttttaacaaactgTCTAACTTCCAT